In the Anaerostipes caccae L1-92 genome, GATATTTTCCGGAGTGATCTCCAGGAGTTCATCGGTGTCGATAAACTCTAAGGCCTGCTCCAGGCTTAAAATTTTCGGCGGCGAAAGCTTTAAAGCATCGTCGGAACCCGATGCACGGGTATTGGTGAGCTTTTTCGTTCTGCACACGTTCACCTCAACGTCCTCGGCTTTTCCGTTCTGCCCGATGACCATGCCGCTGTAAACCTTCTCTCCGGCTCCCACGAACAGCGTTCCTCTCTCCTGGGCCGCAAATAATCCGTAGGTCACAGTCTCCCCTGTTTCATACGCGATCAGGGAACCCTGCTTGCGGTATTGAATATCTCCCTTATAAGGTCCATAACCGTCGAATACTGTATTTAAAATGCCGTTTCCCTTGGTATCTGTCAAAAATTCTCCCCGGTATCCGATCAAACCTCTGGACGGAATAGAGAATTCAAGCCTTGAATAACCGCCTTTGGCAGAACTCATACCCTGAAGTTCACCCTTTCTCTGGCTTAATTTATCGATGACGGCTCCGGCAAACTCTTCCGGCACGTCAACTACGGCGATCTCCATCGGTTCCAGCTTTTTGCCTTTCTCATCTTCCTTATAGAGGACTTCCGCTTTACTCACTGCAAACTCATAACCCTCACGGCGCATGTTCTCGATCAGAACGGATAAATGGAGCTCTCCACGGCCGGATACTTTATAACTGTCTGTGGTATCGCTTTCCTCTACCCTTAAACTGACATCCGTATTCAATTCACGGAACAGCCTGTCCCTTAAATGCCTGCTGGTGACAAACTTTCCTTCCTGTCCGGCCAAAGGACTGTCATTGACCATGAACTGCATAGCAATCGTAGGCTCTGAGATTTTCTGGAACGGGATCGCAGCCGGCTCATCCATGTCACAGATCGTATCCCCGATATGAATGTCTGAAATTCCGGAAATGGCAACAATAGAACCGATGCCTGCCTCTTTCACATCCACTTTGTTAAGACCCTCGAATTCATATAACTTGGTGATGCGGACCTTTTGCTGTTTCTCTTCTTCATGGGCATTTACAACCATATACTCCTGGTTTACCTTGATAGAACCATTGTCCACTTTGCCGACTCCGATCCTTCCCACATATTCATTGTAGTCAATGGTACTGATCAATACCTGAGTCGGTTTCTCCGGATCTCCCTCCGGCGCCTCAATGTGTTCAATGATAGTGTCGAACAGCGGCTTCATATCTTTCTTCTCATCGGAAAGATCGGCAACCGCATATCCGCCCTTTGCGGACGCGAAGACAAACGGACAGTCCAGCTGCTTGTCGTCTGCGTCCAGTTCCATCAGTAATTCCAGTACTTCATCCACCACTTCATCAGGCCTTGCTTCCGGACGGTCTACTTTATTGACACAGACGATCACAGACAAGTCCAATTCCAGCGCTTTTTTTAATACAAACTTTGTCTGTGGCATAGGGCCTTCAAAGGCGTCTACTACAAGAACCACTCCGTTTACCATCTTTAACACACGCTCTACTTCGCCGCCGAAGTCAGCATGTCCCGGAGTATCAATAATATTGATCTTTACATCGTTATAGCGCACGCCGGTATTCTTTGACAAAATCGTGATACCGCGTTCCCTCTCAATATCGTTAGAGTCCATGACTCTTTCTTCTACTTCCTGATTTTCACGGAAGATACCGCTCTGTTTTAATAACTCATCCACCAATGTGGTCTTTCCATGATCTACATGGGCAATAATCGCAATATTTCTAATATCTTCTCTTACCATCTTTTACTCACTTTCCTTTAAAAAACGTCAACTTTTGTAGTTTAGCACATTCAGATATAAGATTCAAATATTACTCTCATTGTTTCCCAATGTAATTCCCTCATTCATTCTTTATTTCGTTCCGAAAATACGATCGCCGGCATCGCCGAGTCCCGGCAGAATGTATCCGTTTTCATTTAATCCCCTGTCTATCTCCCCACAGTAGATCTGAATGTCAGGATGTGCCTCCGACAGGCGTTTTACTCCTTCAGGCGCTGCTATGATGGAGACAAACTTTATCTGCTTTCCGCCCTTTTTTTTCACAAACTGAACCGCCGCATCCGCAGATCCTCCGGTTGCCAGCATGGGATCTACGATCAGGATCATGCGCTGGTCGATCCCTTCCGGCAGTTTGCAGTAATATTCTTTGGGTTCCAGAGTCTCTTCGTCTCTGTACATACCCACATGTCCTACTTTAGCAGACGGCACCAGGGACAGAATCCCTCCGGTCATGCCGAGTCCTGCCCTGAGAATCGGGACCAGAGCAAGCTTCTTTCCTTTAATAATCGGTGCCGTGGTTGTCTCCATCGGTGTCTTGATCTCGATTTCTTCCATCTCCAGATCCCTGAGCACCTCATAACCCATGAGCATAGAAATTTCTTCCACCAGTGCCCTGAATTCCTTGGTCTTGCACGTTTCATCCCTTAACTGGGAAATCTTATGTTTGATTAACGGATGGCTAAAAACAGTTACATTTTCGTTCATAACAGTTTCCTTTCTGTATCTTCTGTAGTTTCTGATAAAAATTTTATCACAAACAGGCCCACATAGAAATCCTTTCTATTCTATTTCTATTATGGTATGATATTTTCACGAATATGCTAAGAAAGGAACCTGATCTTCATGAATCATTTTGAGTTGATCAACCGATTATATAAAGAACAGATTTTGTCAAAAGAAGATTTTATACGCCTGATTGAACACAGGACAGCAGAGGATGCCGAATATCTTGCATCCCTGGCCCGGAAAGAAGCTCAGAAAATATATGGCACCGGAGTTTTCCCAAGGGGGCTCATTGAATTTACCAACTACTGCAAAAATGACTGCTTATACTGCGGTATCCGCCGTTCCAACCCAAATGTCAGCCGTTACCGTTTGACTGAGGAGCAGATTCTCTCCGCATGTGAAAGCGGATATGAGCTTGGATACCGAAGTTTTGTCCTTCAGGGAGGTGAAGACCCTTATTTTCATGATGAGCGTATGGTCTCTATTGTCTCCGCCATGCGCAAATCCTATCCAGACTGCGCTATCACCCTGTCCCTTGGGGAACGCTCAC is a window encoding:
- the typA gene encoding translational GTPase TypA; amino-acid sequence: MVREDIRNIAIIAHVDHGKTTLVDELLKQSGIFRENQEVEERVMDSNDIERERGITILSKNTGVRYNDVKINIIDTPGHADFGGEVERVLKMVNGVVLVVDAFEGPMPQTKFVLKKALELDLSVIVCVNKVDRPEARPDEVVDEVLELLMELDADDKQLDCPFVFASAKGGYAVADLSDEKKDMKPLFDTIIEHIEAPEGDPEKPTQVLISTIDYNEYVGRIGVGKVDNGSIKVNQEYMVVNAHEEEKQQKVRITKLYEFEGLNKVDVKEAGIGSIVAISGISDIHIGDTICDMDEPAAIPFQKISEPTIAMQFMVNDSPLAGQEGKFVTSRHLRDRLFRELNTDVSLRVEESDTTDSYKVSGRGELHLSVLIENMRREGYEFAVSKAEVLYKEDEKGKKLEPMEIAVVDVPEEFAGAVIDKLSQRKGELQGMSSAKGGYSRLEFSIPSRGLIGYRGEFLTDTKGNGILNTVFDGYGPYKGDIQYRKQGSLIAYETGETVTYGLFAAQERGTLFVGAGEKVYSGMVIGQNGKAEDVEVNVCRTKKLTNTRASGSDDALKLSPPKILSLEQALEFIDTDELLEITPENIRIRKKILDPTMRKRQAYKKQ
- the upp gene encoding uracil phosphoribosyltransferase; this encodes MNENVTVFSHPLIKHKISQLRDETCKTKEFRALVEEISMLMGYEVLRDLEMEEIEIKTPMETTTAPIIKGKKLALVPILRAGLGMTGGILSLVPSAKVGHVGMYRDEETLEPKEYYCKLPEGIDQRMILIVDPMLATGGSADAAVQFVKKKGGKQIKFVSIIAAPEGVKRLSEAHPDIQIYCGEIDRGLNENGYILPGLGDAGDRIFGTK